The genomic interval GTAAGTGGTCGATATGATCTGATAACACCCTTACCGCCGATATATTCACCAGCTCCAGTACCATCTATCCTCAAGCTATATTCATCAATCATTACACCATATCGTGTTTCAGCAACTTCTACAGGAACATTGTAAGTTTCACCGTCTAAAATACAAAATTGCCCACTTGCTCCGTCTTGGCCATCAGCTCCTCCCCATCCGCCGACAGAAGGTTCTACAATCAAGAAAGGTTCTTCAGTATCTTGGTGTGAACCAGTTAGTGTAACAGAACAAACTGATAGCAAGTGTGCCGCTGCAAGCCTATGTGGTATATGTGGAGCCAAAGCTTTCCAAATTAAATCCGTGCATCCAAGCATTGTTTCAAAATAGTTCGACGTAGGAGCAGGCCTTTCTGCTGACATTATTGATTTTTCATCTGTTATAATTTTTAACGGTCTAAATACGCCATCATTTACATTCTGATCAGGGTTTGTAATTGCCAAAAAAATGGTTCTAACAGCAGAGGCAAGTCCTGTATATGAACAATTGACAGGGCCGGGAACCTGTGCACTGCTGCCCCTAAAATCACAAACAAATTCATTATCAGTTACTGTCACTTCAACCTGGATAGGAAAAGGTCCATTTCCGATACCATCCGTTTCAACATAACCTTCCGCTGTAAACATACCCTTAGGCAGTTTTACAAGCTCCTGTCTTGATATGATCTCACCATGGTCTAATTGACTGTCAATTGCAGATAGCACTGTATCCTTACCATGCTTCTCGCAAATTTCCTTAACCCTTCTTTCACCTGTTTTAAGTGCTGCTACCTGCGCCCCATATCACCGAGAGATAATTCAGGAAAACGAACGTTCGATCGTATTATCTCAACGAGCCCTTCATTTAATTGACCTCCATCGTACAATTTAACGGATGGAAATTGTAATCCTTCCTGAAAAATATCTCTTGAATCGTTTGTAAATGAACCGGGGTCTTTCCCACCAACTTCTGTCCAGTGTGCTTTATTTGCGGAAAAAGCGATAAGCTCGTTCTCGTAGAATATGGGCATAACTAGTCCAACATCTGATAAGTGGGAGCCTCCTCCGCCATAAGGGTCATTAACGATAATGATATCCCCTGGTTTTAACTCACCTTTTTCACCGTATTTTTTCAAAGTTTGCTTAACCATGTAAGAAAGCATTCCTATAAATCCAGTGACTCCGTTACCTTGTGTTAATAATTGACCTTTTGAATCCGTCAAACCACTTGCATAGTCCAATACCTCATAAATAATTGGACTCATTGAGGTTTTTGCCAAAGCTATAAACATTTCATCTCCAGTAGCAAGTAAAGAATCTTTTACAATCTCCAGTGTAAATGGGTCAACTTTTGTCTCATTTGCAAGCATTTATCTCGCCCCCGTTTCGATTATTAAATTACCATAATCATCTACTCTTAAAGTTTGGCCTTGATAAAGTACAGTGACTGCTGCTTTTTCTTCAACAATTGCAGGTCCCTTAATAGGTTCGTTTGCCGGAAGTAATTCTCGGTTGTAGACATCCGTATGAACCCACCCTTTTGGATTCTCAAAATAAACTTCCCTAGTTTCTATTTTTGCATCCTCTAGGGTTGTACTTGTTTCCCTTTTCTTAAATTTAGGCTTTTCAACTTTACCAAAAGCGGTGACGTGCAGATTAACAATTTCAGTTTCCGTACCATCAAGTCGAAACGTATAATTTTGTTCGTGTAATTGATGGAATGTTTCGACAATTCTTTGTAAGTGTTCATCTGACCAATCACCATCTGGAATCGGGACTTTCACAGTATGTTCCTGACCAAGGTAACGCATATCTGCATACCGATGGAACACTATCTCTTCTTTAGCTATACCTTCATTATTAAACTGTTCGTACGCTTCATTATCAATCTGATTCCACTGTTCCCAGATTTCACTTTGTTCGAGTTTATTCAACCGCTTAATGAAAGTCTTTATATAATCATGACGCAGATCACTCATCAGCATGCCCCATGCAGAAAACACTGGTGATGCAACTGGGATAACAACTTTTTTGACTCCCAATTCTTTTGCAAGTGCGGGAGCATGCATCGAACCGCCCCCACCGAACGCAACTAATGTGAAGTCCTGAGGGTTATGCCCTTTTCTGATTGAAATCAGTTTAAGAGCATTTAACATATTGGAATTCGCGATACGGATAATGCCAAGTGCTGCTTCTTCCGTGGTCATATCGAAATGATCAGCAATCTTTTCCTTAATGACTTCTTTAACCAAGTTCAAATCAACATTATAGTCAAAATTATCAGCGGAAAGCCTGCCAGTTAATAGATTTGCATCTGTTGTTGTAGGTTCAGTACCACCTTGACCATACGATACAGGCCCAGGAACTGCTCCGGCTGATTCAGGGCCGACTTTAAGTGCACCGGCTTCATCTAACCAAGCTATTGATCCACCACCATTACCAATTTCCACGATATCAACTACTGGTGTTTTTATCGGATAACCTGCATTCCGATCATTACGTTCAATATAATAATCCGTAGAGACTTTCACTTCGCCTTGTTCAATCAATGAGCATTTCGCTGTCGTTCCTCCAATGTCAAATGCAATCATATTCTCTTCACCTATTAAATCGCCGAGTACAGCAGCACCATAAATTCCTGCGACTGGTCCGGATTCTACCATGTTAATTGGAACTTTTTTAGCTTCTTCAAATGTCGTTGTGCCGCCATTCGATTGCATGATAAACTTTTGACTTTCAGTGTTTAATTCAGCCAATTTATTATCTAATCTATTAACATATGAAGTTGCTGTTGGCTGAACATAGGAATTTAATGCGACTGTATTTGTTCGTTCATACTCTCGCCATTCCTTTGTAACATCGTGAGAGGCAGATACGGAGACTTCTGGCCATAATTCTTTAATTAATTTAACCGTCTCTTTTTCATGTTTTGGATTTACATAGGAATGCAAGTAAGCTACTGCTATCGCCTCTACACCCTCCCTTTTGAAATAATTAACTAACTCTTTTACCTGTTCTTTGTCCAAGGGGGTGAGAACTTCACCTTTGTAATTAAGTCGTTCAGTGACTTCTTTTCGAAGACTTCGTTCAATGAACGGTTCAGGTTTCTTATAACGGATATTAAATAAATCTGGACGGTTTCCCCTCGCAATTTCCAGAACATCCCTAAATCCTTCCGTCGTAATTAATCCAGTCTTTGCGCCTTTTCTTTCAGTTAAGGCGTTAATAATCACAGTAGTGCCATGGATGAATGTAGAAATGGCTTCTTGGTTAATTCCACTGTTTTTCAATATATCAATAACACCCTGTTCGAAGTTTGGAGGGGTTGTGGGACCTTTAGCAATCTCAATTTGCCCGCCTTCATCAACATATACCATGTCTGTAAATGTTCCTCCAATATCAGTTGCAACTCTCATATATTCCACCCTTTCTATATTCATTAAACTTTCTAAAAAATAACTGGTGTCAATACGCTCAACAATACTGTTTCTTCATTCATAGGATTTTTCCACTCATGTACTTTTTCAGAAGGGAAATGAATGGAGTCACCTTTATTTAAAATGTACTCCTTTTCCTCAACTTTGAATATTATTGTCCCTTTTATAACATGATAAAATTCTTCCCCCGGATGGCTGTGCCTCTCGATAAACAGTTTGTTTGGAGGTACCGTAACTAGCATAGGTTCCATTTTTCGCTCCGGAAACTTTCCAGCTAATCGGATGTGCTGAACATTGGAACCTTCTAGTTTAAAAGGTTTTTGTTCCGATTCACGAACTGCATAATTGTGATTTTCAATTTCTTTAAAGAAGTAAGCGATATTAATGTCAAAGGCATCAGAGATTTTCTTCAAAGAAGTTATAGCAAGTGATGAGTTTCCTCGTTCAATTTGTGAAAGAAAACTTACGGAAAGTCCTGTTTTCTCGCTTAGGTCCTTAAGAGTCATTTCTTTTTCTAATCTTATTTTTTTAATCTTTTTACTGATATCCTCCATTTATCCATAATCCTTTTCCTTACATTTTTTGTTTAGAGTGTAACTTTTTCACCTCCACTTTATTTTTTATAATCTTAACATAATTTTTATATAATTGAAAGAAAAATTTATATATTTTAAAGTTTTTACATTCAACCGGTGATAGATATCTGAATTGATTTTATACTATTTAAAATATCAAAATAGGACTTGATTTATCATGGACAAAAAGTTATACCCACCCTTATTTCTTTTGTTATAATAAAATCCAGTTTCCTGAAATCCACCAATCGGGATAGAATAGGATGTATCTGATTTACCTAGTCCACACACGACGAACTTTCGACTTCTGGTATAGGAGGTGACAAGAAACAAATGGATGAAGAACTACGGTTAGATGCCATTTGCGGTGATGTTCTAGGGGAACTAAAACAAATAGAGTCCGCATCAATTGACCTAATTGTCACCGACCCACCTTATAATTTATCCAAAGATTACGGAGAAACAACGGACAACCTTGACTTTGATGCGTATTTGGATTTTTCCAGACAATGGCTTCATGAATGCAAACGCGTCTTGAAAAATGACGGAACCATCTATGTATTTATGGGAGTCCGACACATATCCTACATTTATATGATTATGGAACAGGAACTAGGGCTTGTCTTTAATTCCTGGATAACATGGTATTACACCCAGGGAATCGGGAAAACAAAAGGATTTAGCCCTCGGCATGACGATATTCTCATGTTCACGAAAAGCAAACAATTTAACTTTTACTTGGATGCTATCCGTATTCCGCAAAAATATTACCGGAGCCGCAATAACATGCGTGGAGCCAACCCTGGCAATGTATGGGAATTCAGTCATGTGCATTACAGCAATAAAAACAGACAGACCCATCCGACGCAAAAGCCTGAGGGATTATTCGAGCGAATGATTTTGGCGAGCTCCAAAAAAGGCGATACGGTACTTGATCCATTCGTCGGCAGTGGCACCACACTCCGAGTTTGTCAGCAGACCGGCAGAAATGGGATTGGCATTGACGCAAACAGCGACTATATAGCCATGACCCATGAGCGACTGCAGCAGGAATTTCACGGATTTGACAGTATAGACGTTAGACTGGCGCGCGTACCAAATGACTTGAACGACCGGGACGTGCGTAAAGCTTATATCAAAAATCACATTGCCTGGTTTTTAACGAACCATCATGATACGGTTAAAACTTTCATCGATGCCGTCAAAGAAAAATACGGACATAAAATGGATGAGGAAGAAATGATGGGATTGAATGCCCTATTAGAGGAAAAACTACATACCAAGCCCAGGAAGAGCGAATTACCAAAAATAGTAGTTACATCCAGCAAAACAGGCCAACCCGAGCCAGAAAGGAAGTGAGCACATGGCTAATCGCCTGCAATACGAAAAGTCACCATATCTCCTGCAACACAAGGATAATCCGGTTGACTGGTACCCATGGGGTGAGGAGGCATTTGCCAAAGCGAAACAGGAAGACAAACCGATTTTCCTCTCAGTCGGTTATTCGACGTGTCATTGGTGTCACGTCCTCGCCCATGAATCATTTGAAGATGATGAAGTAGCGAGTTTTTTGAACGAGCATTACGTTTCTATTAAAGTTGACCGGGAAGAACGTCCGGACATCGATTCCGTCTACATGAAAGTTTGCCAAATGATGACCGGGCAAGGTGGCTGGCCGTTATCGATTTTCATGACGCCAGATAAAGTGCCCTTTTACGCTGGAACGTATTTTCCAAGAGAAAGTAAATATGGCATGCCCGGTTTTATGGATGTTATCACACAGCTCCATCAAAAATATAAACAAGATCATGAACGTATCACCGAAGTCACCCAAAGTGTTACCGACGCCCTTGCCAAAACTGTCAGTGCCAAGAGTGAACACCGGCTGACGAAAGACATGACCGACAAAGCATTCAAGCAGCTAGGAAACCGGTTTGATGCTGTGAATGGCGGGTTCAGTAGCGCACCAAAATTTCCAGCACCACACCAGTTGCTTTATTTGCTACGGTATCATTATTTCACCGGTAATACAGCAGCTCGAAAAATGGTCGAGCATACGCTTGATGCGATGGCGGCGGGTGGCATTTATGACCATGTCGGGTTCGGCTTTGCCCGGTACTCCACCGATGAAAAATGGCTCGTGCCACACTTTGAAAAAATGCTCTATGACAATGCCCTGCTTTTGATGGCCTATACGGAAGGCTACCAGGTTACAAAAAATGAACGGTACAAAACAGTTAGTGAACAGATCATCTCGTTTGTGATGCGTGAGATGCGTAGCCCAGGAGGCGGGTTTTACTCAGCCATCGACGCGGATTCAGAAGGAGTGGAAGGTAAGTATTACGTTTGGGATTACGATGAAGTGATGCAGATTCTCGGTGAACAGCGCGGCAACCTATATACAACCGTTTACGGCATCACCCCTAGAGGCAATTTTGAAGGAAAAAATATCCCAAATCTACTGCAGACGGATTTTCAGGCGGTGGCGTCGGACAATGACCTTACCACGACGGAGCTGCTTGAAGAATTGGAAAAAGCGCGGAAACAACTGCTGGACGCCCGGGAAAAAAGAGTCTATCCGCACGTCGATGATAAAGTCCTCACATCATGGAACGCGATGATGATCGCCGCACTCGCAAAAGCCGGGAGCGCCTTTAACGAACCGGCCTATACTGACACCGCCAAAGAAACAATGGCTTTTGTGGAAAGAAATCTTATTCAGGATGACCGGTTAATGGCGCGCTACCGGGATGGTGACGTCCGATTCAACGGCTACCTGGACGACTATGCCTTTTTGATCTGGTCGTATATAGAACTATACGAAGCTACTTTTTCTGTTTCATATCTGGAAAAAGCACGCAGTATGGCTAGTCGGATGATTGACCTGTTTTGGGATGATGAAGAAGGTGGTTTTTTCTTCAGTGGGCAAGATAGTGAACAGCTGCTTACTAGGGAGAAGGAAGTGTATGATGGTGCCCTTCCATCCGGTAACAGTGTTGCAGCGGCCGTGCTGACTAAACTCGGGCATTTAACTGGGGAGACTGACTATCTTGATAAGCTGGATGAAATGTATTATGCGTTTTATGATGATGTCCGGCAGGCAACGGCAGCAAGCACCCATTTTATACAAAGTCTGTTGCTATCGGAAAATCCAGCGAAAGAAGTCGTCGTCATTGGTGGACCGGATCCATTTACAGCCGAGTTACAACAAACTTTTCTGCCTGATGTAGCACTTCTGGCCGGTGACGACACGGAAAAACTAGCTGCCGCCGCACCATTTACGTCCAGTTACCGTAAACTCGATGGTCAGACAACCGTATACGTTTGTGAAAACTTTACCTGCCACCAGCCAACGACCGACATGGAAACGGCCAAGGTGCTCATTTGGAACGACCAATCGGAGTGATTGCTGATCGATTTGCAGGTGAGGGAACATCCACATATCATTGTGGGGTATCAACGCTTTAGTGTGGATTGTCAACGCTTCGGCTGCAAACATCAACGCTTTAGCACGGATTATCAACACATTGCGTCTGATATACAAGAGTCGAGTGCCCGTTCGGTGACCACTGGCTGAAACGTGTGATATACTTGGATTAGTATCAAAAAAGGAGTGTCCATCCATGCTTAAAGTTAAAATGAACGTGCAGACGGCTTATCATGGTAACTTGCTTCGTGCAGGCAAGGTCTATGAAGTGGACGAGTCAACCGCAGAACGTTGGATTGCCGGAAAAATTGCTGAAAAGGCAGAAGAAGAATAAATGTTTATAATTGTTTTATATAAAAACCCTCGTACCATGTCTCCCCCGAACGAGCATGTACAAGGGTTTTTTCTTCTATTTATTGTTAGCTGCTGCCGAAAAATGCTTCAGCTTCTTCCAGATATTTTTCCTGTTCAGGAGTCATGTCGAACTCCTCTACAATGGCGTCAACAGGGCATACGGCCTTGCATGCACCACAATCAATGCAGACATCAGGATCTATATAAAATTGCTCCGGTCCTTCCTCAATACAGTCAACAGGGCAGACCGTCACACACTCACCAGACTTTTCACCACGACAAGGATCCAATATTACAAATGCCATTGTTCAACCTCCTTCCACAACTGTTATGATACATGAAACCACCTTGAAAAGTAAATAGAAAGAAACGTTCATCACACTTCAAAATAGAGATGGTGATGCAGCGAACACCCTGAATTAAACGCCTTATTGCAGGATGGACACTTGTTGCCACCCGTTACATAGTCTAGTATCGTCATTTCCATCCGGCAATTTCCACACAGGATAGCTTTTTCGGCAAATGCCTCCCGTGGCCAAATTTTTCTTGCGCCACATCCATATTCCTCATGACATTGAAAACAAGAAAAGTATTCCCCACAGCAATAGAATTTAATGGCAATTCTGTCTCGTGGTCCATGATAATGCCGGCACCGAGTTTCATCATCAACCGCGCCTATTACTTTCATTATCCTGCTCCTTTCAGATACGCGTTTATAACATAAATCTGCAATGCACGAAAAATAGAGCCTTCCTACCTAGGAAGACTCCTACTTTTGTCCTTAATCTTTTGGCCTTTCTTTCAATTCTTCACCATTTTTGCCTTCATAGCGTATTCCCAATCCGGTAAGTGCTGCAATCAGCATTATAATGACAAGGAACCAGCCTTGAAAAACGAACGGGAACACCGCATTCGGATCAACAATCGGCAACCATGGATACTCTCCCTGTACCGTCTTCATCGTTGAGAATCCTAGTAATACCGGCGCACCCCAAGGGAAAATATAGCCCAATGCTGAAGTGACAGCGTCCAGCATATTCGCCATCCGGTACCGGTGTATTTTATATCTTGAGCCTAGTTCCTTAACAAATGGTGCTGCGGCGATTTCTGCTGCCGTATTAATCGTGATGGAACTGTTTAAAAGAGCAACAATAGCCCAAATGGATACCTCTGCTTTGCGAACGGAATTTTTAATCCATTTTACCAAACCTTCCGTAATGGCCTCCATTGTGCCGCCAAGCCGCAACAAATGAGCAGCTGCAACAATCAAGAGAATCAGGATGGCCATATTAAAGTAACCGGTTAGCCCATCAATCAATGCACCTTCCACAACCGCATCGGAATCCGGATTGAAGCTAAGGATGTCGCCGAATGATCCTAAATTCAAGAACACAATAAGTGGAATGGCTACAATAATTCCCCATGTCAGAGATGTGATCAGATGCTGACCGGTTAAAGCAAGAATAAGTACTAATGCAAATGGAATAAGCATGATAAGTCCACTTGGATTAACTGATTGAATTACAGAGTCAACAGCAGCTGAATCGGCCGCCGCACTTCCACCACCACCGAAGATTGCAAATAAAATAACAGTCGGCACCGCCCCTGTAATCGCATACTTGAAACGGCTGCGCACAACGCCGGGAACATCGGCATCCTGTGTTGTCGCAGAAACGATTGTCGTATCTGATACCGGTGCAAGGTTATCCCCAAACACGGCCCCTGCTAAAATACCGGCAAACAAAAATACTGGATCCGCACCAACAGCAATTCCCGCCGGATACATCAAAGTACAGAATGCAACAGTCGTTCCATAGCCAGTCCCAACAGCGGTTGAAAATACTGCAGCGAGCAAAAACGTTAATGCAACGAACAAGCCGCCTTCCACACCTGTGACGGATCCAATCCATACCAACCCTTCAACAAGTCCGCCAACTTGCAGAACTTGTGCAAACATACCGGCATAAAACCATGCAACCATCGCAATGACACCCACTGGTTGGGCGAGACCATCGAATAGCCCCTGTGCATAATCTTCCCACTTACTTTTACAGAGCAGCAAGCCGAGTGTCAAACCAATGACCGCTCCCATTACAAGTGCGACCTCAGACGATAGATTCAGTACACTGATCGTAATCGCCCAGACGACGAAAAATAGCAACGGGACAGCTGCACCGAATGCACCAGCTCGGAATTTCAGACTCTGAATTGTCTTGTCACCGGTTGCCTTATCCAACTCTTCCTTATTCGACATGTTTTTCCCTCCCAGTATTGAATAAAGTTCTTTTTACAGTTTATCATATATTTCTAATAGTATGAATACAAAATATAATTGATAAAATTTAATTCTTCATTAAACGAATTTTATTCTAGTGGGATCATGTACAAGCTGAAAGCAATAGTATATTAAGATTCAATCATTCCGCAAAAAGGTCGATAGAACCTCATCTATTAGCATTAAATACAGAAAACGCTTGGAATTCAATTTCTTTCCAAACGTTTTTTCTTGCAAACCATTTCTCACACGTGTACCCCTACCCCAGGGCCGAATGGAATACCCAAAAAGGCAAATCCAAGCAGCAAAATCGTCCATATAACCAAAAAAACGAGCGTATATGGGAGCATGAGGGCCATTAATGTTCCAAGGCCTGCTTTCTTATCGTATTCTTTCATAAATGCAAGCACAATGACAAAATACGGATTCATAGGTGTAACGATATTTGTCGATGAGTCGGCGACACGATAAGCAGCCTGAATGAATGCCGGATGGTAATCCAAGAAATAAAACATCTTCAGAAATACCGGCGCCTCTAACCCCCATTGCGCCGAACCGCTGAACACGAGCAAGTTCAGCAGCGCAGTCAATAAGACAAAAGCTACGACAACAATCATGCCTGTCATATTCATTGATTCCAGAAACGACGCACCACTAACGGCCAGCCATGTGCCGATATTCGTCCAATTAAAATAAGCTACAAACTGGGCTACAGCGAAAATTAAAACGATGAAACTGGACATGTCTTTCATCGCTTCACCCATATATTTGGCGATGGATCTGGAGTTTTCGATTTTTTTCAACGTGACGCCATAGGTAACCCCAATTGTAATGAAAAACAGCATGATCACTGGTACAATACCAGAGATGAATGGTGACGGAATCATGCCACCTTCATCATTGCGTAGCGGTGATTCAGGCCAAAAAAGAGCCGTAAGCAGCATTGCAATGTACACAACTGCAGCAATAGCCGCATTGCGGAGTCCTTTTTTCTCAAGTGAGGTCGTTTCGTCAAAACCTTGTTTCATGTCCCCGTCATAAACACCGAGCCGAGGCTCAACAATTCGCTCGGTAATCAATCCTCCAGCCGTGGTGAGCAAAAGCGTTGAGACAAGCATGAAGTACCAGTTATCAACTGGTGTAACCGTTGCTGCTCCTTCAACCGTTTCCATTACTTCAGCAGATATACCGGAAAGTACAGCATCCGTATTAGCAACGATAATATTGGCCGTAAAACCAGCACCAACGCCAGCAAAACCGGCAGCCAACCCTGCTAACGGATGCCGGCCCACATTATAAAACACCATTGCTGCAAGCGGCGGTACAATAACAAAGGCAGCATCGGCGGCTAGATTGCCAAGAATGCCGGTGAAAATGACCGCGTACGTAATAAGTGTTTTCGGAGCGCGGAGAATCGTATTTTTAATAAGGGTCTCCAGCAGCCCTACTTTATCAGCGAGCCCTACTCCAAGCATCATTGTCAAAACAATGCCAAGCGGTTTAAACCCGATAAAATTATCAATAACCGATGTCACCATGAATTGGAGACCTTCACTGGATAGTAAACTTTTTATTTTCATTTGTTCGTTGCTTCCCGGCTGTGAAAACGTCACATCAAATAATGAGATGAAGCCGGATACGATGACAACTGCAACAGCTAGAAAAACAAATAACATAAACGGTTCGGGCAATTTATTTCCGACGCGTTCTATGCCATTCAAAAAACCGGAAAAAATAGAGTTCTTTTCCTCTTTCGTGTTTGATGCCATGATTGTCCCTCCTATAACCGTTTTATGTGTACGAATTGATGCCAGTTTATTATTTTATCATGATAACGTGATTATTCCTATAAAATTAGTAAACTTTTATTTCCGGAATTTGTACTAGTTACACATACTCATTGAATGGATAGCTGATAAGGCAAAAAGACCCCTACAGTGGCAGGGATCTTTTGGTGTTCATCTATTTTTTTAATTTGGATAGTGCTTCAGCAAGGGCATCATTTTTAAAGCCGTCGTCTTGTTTCTTCAAGTATTTGTTCACATCTTTTTTAGATACTTTTTTGCTCTTTTCTTCTTCCTTCCGTTTGTTGAATGCGGAAAGCTTCTCGCGATGACCGCACTGGCAAGTAAACGTTTTTCCTTCACCTTCCCCGCGAAGCTCCATTCGTTTATGACAGTTCGGGCAACGAGCATTGGTTCGCTTAAAAATATTCTTCTTATACCCACAGGAGCGATCCTGGCAAACGAGCATCCGCCCCTTCTTGTTATCCACCTCCATCATTAGTTTGCCACAATCCGGGCATTTACTACCGGTCAGGTTATCGTGTTTGAACGTATCCTCCGACGACTTAATCTGCTGGACAATTTCTTTGGTATACCCTTTAATGTCACTGACAAACTCACTTTTTGTCAATTTGCCTGCTTCAATCCGGCTCAGTTTGTCTTCCCACTCAGCGGTTAGCGCTGGTGAGCGTAATTCTTCTGGAACGAGGTCAAGCAGCTGACGGCCTTTCGAAGTTGTGAAAATATGCTTCCCCCGTAATTCCATGAGCTGGCTATTGAACAGTTTTTCAATAATGTCAGCCCTGGTGGCAACCGTACCGATTCCGCCGGCTTTATGAATGGTTTTGGTAAGGTGTTTATCATCCTGATCCATATACCGTGTCGGATTTTCCATCGCCTGCAGCAATCCGCCTTCTGTAAAACGTTCAGGCGGTTTCGTTTCTCCGGTTGTCATTTTAAGTGCCACCCCAGAAGACGAAGCCCCTTCTTGAACATTCGGAAGTTGCACGTCAGCTGTTCCATCATTGTTATACAGCTCTTTCCAGCCTTGCTTTATAACGTTTTTCCCTTTTGCAATAAAATGTTCATTACCAATTCGTGCGTCAATGGTCATCTGCTCATATTCGTGTGGATCGGACAAAACAGCCAGAAAACGTTTAACGACAAGGTCATAGATTTTCCGTTCTTTATCGTCTAAGTCCGCCATGTTGACAGATTCCTCAGTCGGAATGATCGCATGATGATCGGACACTTGTTTATTATCTACGACTGATTTAGGCAGTTTCCATTCCTTCTTCATTAACTTACCAGCAGCACGGGAATACCCGCTGGAACTGGTTGCTTTAACCCTGTCCTTTAATGTCGGTACAATATCAGACGACAGAACGCGGGAATCCGTTCTCGGGTACGTCAGCGCCTTATGCTGTTCATACAGTTTCTGCATCAGCGAAAGCGTCTGTTTACCGGAAAATCCAAATATACGGTTTGCATCCCGCTGCAGTTCTGTCAAATCATACAGTTGTGGGGCATGTTTTTTCTTATGGCTTTTATGAACACCAACCATCTTAGCCGGTTTGTCTTTAAGCTGCTGCAACAACTTTTCCACTTTCTCTTTGGAAAAAATCCGGCTGTTGTTCTTTCCGTCATGCCAGGTCAAGGACATGCCGTTATTCAGCTTGGCTTCAATTCCGTAAAATGGCTGCGGTTGAAAGTCCTTAATCTCTTTTTCTCTTGCTGCAACCATCGCTAATGTCGGTGTTTGCACACGTCCGGTTGAAAGCTGCGCATTGAATTTCGTTGTAAGCGCGCGGGTGGCGTTCAGACCGACATACCAATCCGCTTCCGACCGCGCCGCTGCGGATGCATAAAGCGTTTCATAGCGCTTCCCTGGTTTCAAATTGTTAAAACCTTCGCGAATCGCTTTGTCCGTAACCGATGAAATCCATAGCCGTTTGACAGGTTTATTGACCCGCGCTTTTTCAATAATCCAGCGGGCGACCAGTTCCCCTTCTCGACCAGCGTCGGTTGCAATGACGATTTCACCGGCATCTTTGCGGTTCAGCTGTGATTTGACAGCACTAAACTGTTTACCTGATTTTTTAATAACAGTCAGTT from Lentibacillus cibarius carries:
- a CDS encoding AbgT family transporter yields the protein MASNTKEEKNSIFSGFLNGIERVGNKLPEPFMLFVFLAVAVVIVSGFISLFDVTFSQPGSNEQMKIKSLLSSEGLQFMVTSVIDNFIGFKPLGIVLTMMLGVGLADKVGLLETLIKNTILRAPKTLITYAVIFTGILGNLAADAAFVIVPPLAAMVFYNVGRHPLAGLAAGFAGVGAGFTANIIVANTDAVLSGISAEVMETVEGAATVTPVDNWYFMLVSTLLLTTAGGLITERIVEPRLGVYDGDMKQGFDETTSLEKKGLRNAAIAAVVYIAMLLTALFWPESPLRNDEGGMIPSPFISGIVPVIMLFFITIGVTYGVTLKKIENSRSIAKYMGEAMKDMSSFIVLIFAVAQFVAYFNWTNIGTWLAVSGASFLESMNMTGMIVVVAFVLLTALLNLLVFSGSAQWGLEAPVFLKMFYFLDYHPAFIQAAYRVADSSTNIVTPMNPYFVIVLAFMKEYDKKAGLGTLMALMLPYTLVFLVIWTILLLGFAFLGIPFGPGVGVHV
- a CDS encoding Na+/H+ antiporter NhaC family protein, producing the protein MSNKEELDKATGDKTIQSLKFRAGAFGAAVPLLFFVVWAITISVLNLSSEVALVMGAVIGLTLGLLLCKSKWEDYAQGLFDGLAQPVGVIAMVAWFYAGMFAQVLQVGGLVEGLVWIGSVTGVEGGLFVALTFLLAAVFSTAVGTGYGTTVAFCTLMYPAGIAVGADPVFLFAGILAGAVFGDNLAPVSDTTIVSATTQDADVPGVVRSRFKYAITGAVPTVILFAIFGGGGSAAADSAAVDSVIQSVNPSGLIMLIPFALVLILALTGQHLITSLTWGIIVAIPLIVFLNLGSFGDILSFNPDSDAVVEGALIDGLTGYFNMAILILLIVAAAHLLRLGGTMEAITEGLVKWIKNSVRKAEVSIWAIVALLNSSITINTAAEIAAAPFVKELGSRYKIHRYRMANMLDAVTSALGYIFPWGAPVLLGFSTMKTVQGEYPWLPIVDPNAVFPFVFQGWFLVIIMLIAALTGLGIRYEGKNGEELKERPKD
- a CDS encoding DUF362 domain-containing protein, which encodes MAFVILDPCRGEKSGECVTVCPVDCIEEGPEQFYIDPDVCIDCGACKAVCPVDAIVEEFDMTPEQEKYLEEAEAFFGSS
- a CDS encoding CHY zinc finger protein, with translation MKVIGAVDDETRCRHYHGPRDRIAIKFYCCGEYFSCFQCHEEYGCGARKIWPREAFAEKAILCGNCRMEMTILDYVTGGNKCPSCNKAFNSGCSLHHHLYFEV
- a CDS encoding DNA topoisomerase III, with translation MSKTVVLAEKPSVGRDIARVLNCNKKGNGYLEGSKYIVTWALGHLVTLADPEMYEDKWKTWRLDDLPMLPKHLKLTVIKKSGKQFSAVKSQLNRKDAGEIVIATDAGREGELVARWIIEKARVNKPVKRLWISSVTDKAIREGFNNLKPGKRYETLYASAAARSEADWYVGLNATRALTTKFNAQLSTGRVQTPTLAMVAAREKEIKDFQPQPFYGIEAKLNNGMSLTWHDGKNNSRIFSKEKVEKLLQQLKDKPAKMVGVHKSHKKKHAPQLYDLTELQRDANRIFGFSGKQTLSLMQKLYEQHKALTYPRTDSRVLSSDIVPTLKDRVKATSSSGYSRAAGKLMKKEWKLPKSVVDNKQVSDHHAIIPTEESVNMADLDDKERKIYDLVVKRFLAVLSDPHEYEQMTIDARIGNEHFIAKGKNVIKQGWKELYNNDGTADVQLPNVQEGASSSGVALKMTTGETKPPERFTEGGLLQAMENPTRYMDQDDKHLTKTIHKAGGIGTVATRADIIEKLFNSQLMELRGKHIFTTSKGRQLLDLVPEELRSPALTAEWEDKLSRIEAGKLTKSEFVSDIKGYTKEIVQQIKSSEDTFKHDNLTGSKCPDCGKLMMEVDNKKGRMLVCQDRSCGYKKNIFKRTNARCPNCHKRMELRGEGEGKTFTCQCGHREKLSAFNKRKEEEKSKKVSKKDVNKYLKKQDDGFKNDALAEALSKLKK